A region of the Plasmodium sp. gorilla clade G2 genome assembly, chromosome: 9 genome:
tcttaGCACGAAATATACAATGTACCTACAAAggagataatataaatgaaataaaaagcATATTAGACAATGGTGAGTTATACAATAGCTTAAGCAATTTAGAAAATCTGTTATTGCAGACATTAGAACAAGATGAATTAAAGATTCCAATGATGAAAGGTGATCTTGATAAGTATTTAAATATGtcaaattttaaaatacttAATGAATTAAATGCTGATGGGGCAGAAAAACCATATATAATACCTACAGCTAATTGTAGTGCTAATGATATAGTAAAATATGAACATGCTTTAAAAACTCAAATAACTCTAGAATATAAACCTGAAATATCTGATAAGattaaaaggaaaaacaTTGTTATCAgaacattaaaaataataaaatttatgaaaACACCAATGGATGCTTATAAaagtacaaataatataaaacaatctCTATTAGAAATGAATAAACTTTTtacaaataaagaaaaaaaattaaacgaACATACCATTAATGCTTTAAGACTCAGAGACAGGATATTCAATACCAATAAATTAACTCATAGAGCTATTAAAAAGGGTATTTCTACATACATGCCTATAGAAACGAAATCTGATATAATTGATTATGATGATCTTTTATTTACGAACCATCCAAGTATTGAACTTATGGAAAATTTAGATAAATTAGCAAATTATTACCATATAGGAATGTTTAATTTGATTGGTTCACATTATAtaggtaataatatatattaaaattttaatgtatttttattatatttatgattataGTAGATTTATTTTTGTGGTTATGCATATGTGGatgataaaatttttttatttttatgttcataatattttttttttttttttggatgtatgttcataatatttttttttttttttggctgTATGTtcctaatatatttttttttttggctgTATGTGcataataaaatgtttttttgcctatatgttcataaaaaatttttatttgttttagcTGTATACTTAAAGTTtaaatatgtaattatatatatatatatttttatttatatttatttattttttttttttttttatagctATTGGACATTTTATTACTTTAAAATTAGCTCtaaagaattataaaaagtattTTGAAATAGGAAGTTTGAAATATCTTAACTGGCAgagtattttaaaatttaatcAATCTGATAGATTTAAAGTGTTAGATTTGATTTGTGATGAAAGTAGTTTGTATGAGGACAAATGGAAAAGAAGAGAacaatattttaaagaataatatatttttcgaCATCAGAAGAATGTTCCGTTTTAAGTTTTTAATAcatcatattaataaatatcagATGGAATTATTGGTACGTGCATAAATTAAGTTTGAATGTACAGGTTATTTAGAAATAAacatttaaaag
Encoded here:
- a CDS encoding cytoadherence linked asexual protein 9, putative, which produces MIIWFIQPTIFYIIFILARNIQCTYKGDNINEIKSILDNGELYNSLSNLENLLLQTLEQDELKIPMMKGDLDKYLNMSNFKILNELNADGAEKPYIIPTANCSANDIVKYEHALKTQITLEYKPEISDKIKRKNIVIRTLKIIKFMKTPMDAYKSTNNIKQSLLEMNKLFTNKEKKLNEHTINALRLRDRIFNTNKLTHRAIKKGISTYMPIETKSDIIDYDDLLFTNHPSIELMENLDKLANYYHIGMFNLIGSHYIAIGHFITLKLALKNYKKYFEIGSLKYLNWQSILKFNQSDRFKVLDLICDESSLYEDKWKRREQNIFFDIRRMFRFKFLIHHINKYQMELLEVERSVIYMKVKDLNKNKKKGVEFHDNNNYKFSQRMFPASKVVDPFNLFTNYFYL